In Solanum lycopersicum chromosome 3, SLM_r2.1, the genomic stretch GCTAGATATGAGTAGTGATACCTTCTTTTGGGAAAGGCGGAAGtttacgtaactctcatgagatgagactgtcagGCATGCCAGGTATGGTTcaccttatatctcctagtctttgaacgtATACTgctaatatagggatctagcaagGTTAAATTCGTTATATACTCTGGCATGTTTTTAGCCAGTTTGGCCGTTGATTcaacctcttttcagtgtggggaagacactggacatcatgatgctcacatgatctatgtcggttaaagtttaACTtcccaattaattaattaggtcagcctcaaatgatgcacataattaaataaatgataccaaaggtgttagggtAGGATAATCATGAGGTGAGATAGACATAAgaaatgacactaggttattcttggcaattgcacaacgaacccgatgaaagtttTAATATAGTACCTAGGCATAGGATGTGTTTAAACTAGcttatgaataaatgaagcagGATTTTTGTTTGCTAAAAAGGCTCCCTACTTGTTGTCCCTTATATTGaaccctcattttgggaagtcttaatgtcaagtccatgatttcaaggtctcatggcatatgatcGAATTGTATGAAATATATTAAGTGTCATATGCAATATGTTGTGTGCTATATGTAATATGGTATGTGTtatgtgcaatatgatacgtatgatTATGCAtcttactctcatggcatgactttcctaaccCAAATCTAGTAAGTCCACTGACCTTCCTATACAAAATTGGCAAGTTAACTGAGTTGACTTTccagaaatcatgttgttaggaaagagctattcttgcTCATGAATgcccttggtgtgtgcttgcatatacccatacttagtacaaatgaGTACTTACCCCATACAATATCTAGTTTTacgtgcaggcacaggtggacatTAAAGTTTAcaatacatagtacaagtgacCTTTCATCCAGATTTTGTATGTCCTCCTGCCTTCGAGGATGTTTACTGTTATTTATAGCTTAGATATAGGCTTTATCTAGTAGAACATGTTTCACTAGTAATTCATTTCCACTTTCATGTCAGACTTTATATTGGTGTCGTTTTGGCAAACAtacgtttaatgcaattataaactatttctttcatttgataatcttaatattagattGTTCATTGTGAAcatttatgaatttatgtaGAATGGATTACATGAATATTaagtaacaaaaatttcaaattttccgctaaaattaacctagatgaagtaacaatGAGGTATGGAGGCTTttctgcgacctttgagaggtcaacaacgtcgGACTTGTCCAGGGTCTATATTCTGATCGTGAAAAAGTTGATATCAGAGcaatatgttaaatttaaaGGATAATAAGATCACACAAATcacattgagtagtttttaagtcatggtagtgaaaaGCAACAatatcctgaattagagactacatgatgcgtaagaaaatttcccttcttctgatcttatcatgccttttcctaatgtctgatttcttggtgttatgagtcAATCTAAAATCaattcttattattttcataGAATGAATACTAGGAGGGACGCTAGTCAGAGGAGACGAGGAGCAGCTGCTGGGGACAATATGGTTCCACCCCAGGCTTTAACTGAATGAGTGGCTATGTCGATTAACCCAGCCTGGTTTACTTATGTGGACGTGCGGGCATCTCTTGAACAGATGAAACCTTGCATCCCTATGAAGTCCCAAGCCATGACTTACCAGGTCAACCTGCAGAATGTTCAAAGGGAAAACCCACTGGTTCGTAGCATGGATGACATGTTATGAGActttacgaggatgaatccATCCAAGACATTAGAAAATCCCCAAGAGTTTGTGGCCGAGGCGCATAAGATTTTTGTGGCCATGGGGCCATATATCTTGAGAAAGCAGAGTTGTcttcctatcaactcaaagatgttgcACAAACTTGGTGCAAGTTGTGATAGGATAGCCGAGCTTTGGATAGAATTTTGATCACTTGGGAGCCGTTTACGATAGCTTTCCTGGAGATAATCTTCCCCACTGAGATGAGGGAGGACAAGGTTAAGGAGTTTATCAACTTTAAACAGTTATCGATAACAGTCAGAGAGTATTCCTTGAAGTTTTTTAAACTATCCAGGTTCCTTATTAAAATCAGCGAGATTTGGAAGAAAGAGTGTTGGGCTGCGATGCTCCACAATAACATGGACCTTTCCAGGTTGTTGGTGCATGTCTAGTAGTTAAAGGACAGCCGTAAAAAGAGggttgtttgtaattcttggaGGCCGAAGCCTCTAGATAAGGAAGGTACCAGTCCTGGAGGCCGTAGAAACAATTTTTGCATTCGTGAGCAGCCCAGGTTCATGAAGGGGTAGCAGAATTCGTCGAATTCTAATTCCCAGAGGAGTACAACACTTAGAGAAGGAAAACTTGAGCCCAAGAAGGGTAATAAAGGTGAGATGCAGCGTCCCAAAAAGAACTGTTCTAAGTATGACTGTGCTTACAGTAGAGAGTGAAGACCGGGAACTAATGCCTGTTTCAGTTGCGATAAGAGTCGGCACATGGTTATAGACTTCCTACAGAACAGAGGTCAGGCTCGACGTAATGCTCTGCTAGGCCTAATCCACAATGTGCATAGTAGCAGATCCTACAAAGAGGAATAAGTTCTATGCCCTAAAGGGGatggaggagcaggagaagttcGTTGATGTGGTCACACGTAttctgcaagtattctcaactttttttattctttacttgatcTAGGGTAtacgctttcctttgtaactcttttgcttgctctcacttttgaaatatttcctaaagttctgcatgatcctatggTGATTAAtacacctttaggagaaaatgtatgAACTTATAGACTATACAAAGATTGCCCAATTGTTGTaagtggtaagactatgtgtgcagacTTAGTTTAGTTAAACATGCATGATTCTGATGTTATCCTTGGCGTTGAATGGTTTCACagttgttatatttgtttgattttcgtAGTAGAGTGGTATGATTTTGTTTCTCTAATGAAGAGGAGCTAGTCTTGGAGGGGTATAGCTTGAGTCATCCTAATCCCTTGATATCGAAccttaaggaaaataaaatgatgtaTAATGGGTTATATTGTCATATTGTGAgttttaatgatttagatcatgacatttTTTCAATAGAATCAGTGCCTGTTGGGTGAATGAGTTTGTAGATGTATTTCCTGATTATTTTCCTGGAGTCCCTCCTCCTTGAGagattgattttggtattgacttagAAGCCGATACTAAACCAACTTTTATTCCTCCCTATAAAATGACTCCAGttaaactcaaagagttgaagctgcgGTTAAAAGATCTCGCTCatatgggtttcattcagccgagcatatctCTTTTGGGCGCTctagttttgtttgtgaaaaagaaaaatggaacccttagaatgtgcatcaATTATCGAAAGCTTAACAAAGTCACTATCAGTAATATGTTCCCACTTcatagaatatattttttgacaaactccaagggtctagtctattctcgaagattgatcttcgtttaGGGTACCATCAACTAAGGGTTAGGGATTGAGATATACACAAGACAACTTTTTATACCCattatggtcactatgagttcctagttatgtcatttggtctcacaaatgcacctgctgcatttgTGGATCAAATTAATAGAGTCTTtcatgaataccttgactctttagtcatagtattcattgatgacattagCATATACTCTAAGTACAAGGTAGAGCATGAaaaacatttgagactaaccttgtaGGTACTTAGACAATATCAGTTGTTtaccaaattcagcaagtgtaaATTCTTTCTAAGATTAGTGACCTTCGTAGGTCATGTTATGTCCGACAATGGTTTGGAGTTAGATACCATGAAGATTTAGGTTGTTAAGAAATGGCCAAAGACTCTTACTCCCGAAGATATTCATAGCTTcttgggattggctggttattatcgcaggttcgtggagggtttttcttccattgttgCCCCACTCACAgctttgatgaagaaaaaattaaagtttgaaTGGGTGGAGACTTGtaagaagagtttccaggaactcaaggacagactcacttaAGCCTCGGTGCTTATTTTGCCTAACTGTGGTGacaattaaactttttatttttatgcatctagggtttgttttggttgtgtttttatgcagggtggtaaggtgataTCTTATACGCCCCGATAGCTCAACgtttatgaaaagaattatcccactcatgacttggagttggcggttgtggtgtttgcactaaaattgtggaggcactacttatatgtagtgcatgtggatgtgttcacagaccacaaaAGTCTCTAGTACGTGTTCACACAAAGGGATTTGAACCTACGTCAGCGGAGGTTgttggagctgttgaaggactatgatataaatgtccactaccatccaggtaaggctaatgttgtagctgatgctttCAGTAGGATGGGCATGGGAAGTATATCCGACGTTGAGGATAAGAATAAGGAATTGGTCAAAGATATACATAGACAGGCAACATTGGATGTGCGGTTAGTTGACTCTATtagtgggggtgtttcaatTCATCTAAGTTCTGAATTATTTTTAGTAGTTGAACTCAAAAAGGGTCAGAAAATcttgatcctgtgttgatggagctaAAGGACTCAGTGTAGGTTAAGATGAATTAGTCTTTTGCTTTTGGAGGTGACGGCATACATAATTACCACGATAGGCTATGTGAACCAGATGTAGATGATTTGCAGACAAAGATTGTTCTAGATATTCAATATATACAGATTCCTCTAAGATGTATCACGATCTTAAAAAAATCTATGGTGTGATgacatgaagaaggacattgcttAATACGTGGCTAATTGTCCTAATTTTCAACAGGTTAAGGTCAAAAATGTTAAGCTTAGAGGTCTTACTCTGATAATCGAGGTTCCGACATGGAAGTGGAAGGCCATTAAAtttggacttcgtggttggttttatgaagactaggagacaacaATATaacatatgggttattgtgaaCATGATGACTAAGTGTGCCCACATTATCCCtttgaagtctacttacagagcCGAGGGTTatgcgagactctacattgatgagattgtcaGATTGCATGGGATTTCTTTATCAATCATTTCAGATAGATATGCTCagttcacttcacatttctTGAGATCCTTCGAGAAGAACTTAGGCATGCAGGTAAAGCTTAGTACTGCCATTTATCCTCAAACTGATTGGCAGGAAGAGCGGCtcattcagacattggaggacatgttgagagcttgtgtgattgacttcataggtagttgggacgaccatatgcctttgatagagttcttgtataataatagctataatctagcattgggatggcaccgtcCGAGGCAttatatggtaggaggtgtaggctTCCAGTTTGATGGTTCAAGGTTAGAGAGTCATCCATTTCGGGTCCAGAGATCATTTATGtggccttagagaaggtcagtGTGATTAGGGACTAgttggctactgcttacagtCGGCAAAAGTCATATGAAGATAATTGGAAATGGCCCTTAAAGTTTAATGTTCGTGACaaggtctatttgaagatatcacctgtGAAGGAagtgatgaggtttggcagaTAGGGGAAGTTGATTCTGAGGTATGTTGGGCCATGTGAGATCCT encodes the following:
- the LOC138347414 gene encoding uncharacterized protein, which codes for MSVYYNPGKANIVADALIRLSIGSVAHVEEERKELVKDVHRLARLGVLLMSISNNGVTVQNEAESSLGKFCASDVGKLRQRIIAEVLISRFVEGFSSIVAPLTALMKKKLKFEWVETCKANVVADAFSRMGMGSISDVEDKNKELVKDIHRQATLDVRAEGYARLYIDEIVRLHGISLSIISDRYAQFTSHFLRSFEKNLGMQVKLSTAIYPQTDWQEERLIQTLEDMLRACVIDFIGLFEDITCEGSDEVWQIGEVDSEKFLGDPTSILPVDGLGVDEDLSNEEVLVDILDRQNKRLTNKEIATVKLLWRNHLVEVAIWEADTDMRSRYPHLFSS